One Mobula birostris isolate sMobBir1 chromosome 4, sMobBir1.hap1, whole genome shotgun sequence DNA window includes the following coding sequences:
- the LOC140196039 gene encoding dicarboxylate carrier UCP2-like: MVGLKPSVVPPTPGVQFVSAGTAACIADLITFPLDTAKVRLQIQGEARKCQGRRSIRYRGVFGTVLTMIKTEGPRSLYSGLVAGLQRQMSFASIRIGLYDSVKQVYSRGNEHTSIGTSTLAACTTGGLAVALAQPMDVVKVRFQAQGNIQGVQRRYNGTLQAYKSIVKEEGVQGLWKGTFPNIARNAIVNCSELVTYDIIKQTILRNKLLTDNFPCHFISAFGAGFCTTVVASPVDVVKTRYMNSVPGQYRSALHCAQTMLFKEGPTAFYKGFMPSFLRLGSWNVVMFVSYEQLKRAMMLARES, encoded by the exons atgGTGGGGCTTAAACCGTCCGTCGTTCCTCCAACTCCTGGTGTGCAGTTCGTGAGTGCTGGTACGGCAGCCTGCATCGCCGATCTCATCACGTTCCCCCTAGACACGGCGAAAGTTAGATTACAG ATTCAAGGAGAAGCTAGAAAGTGCCAAGGACGGAGAAGTATCAGATACCGCGGGGTTTTTGggacagtgcttacaatgatcaAAACAGAAGGACCGAGGAGTTTATACAGTGGATTGGTCGCTGGACTTCAAAGACAGATGAGTTTCGCTTCAATAAGGATCGGACTGTATGATTCTGTCAAACAGGTTTACAGCAGAGGGAATGAAC ataccagtataggtacCTCCACACTGGCAGCTTGCACTACAGGAGGGCTTGCTGTGGCATTGGCTCAACCAATGGATGTGGTTAAAGTTCGTTTTCAGGCACAGGGGAACATTCAGGGTGTTCAGAGACGTTACAATGGAACCCTTCAGGCATATAAATCAATAGTCAAAGAGGAGGGAGTTCAAGGACTTTGGAAAG GAACTTTCCCTAACATTGCTCGAAATGCTATTGTCAACTGTTCAGAGCTTGTAACCTATGACATCATTAAACAGACAATTCTGAGGAACAAACTGTTGACAG ATAACTTTCCATGCCACTTCATCTCGGCCTTTGGTGCAGGATTTTGTACGACAGTGGTGGCTTCTCCTGTTGATGTAGTAAAGACAAGATACATGAACTCTGTTCCTGGACAATACAGAAGTGCGCTCCATTGTGCCCAGACTATGCTGTTTAAAGAAGGACCAACAGCCTTTTACAAAGG GTTTATGCCCTCTTTTCTGCGTCTTGGTTCCTGGAATGTGGTAATGTTTGTATCCTATGAACAGCTTAAGAGGGCAATGATGTTGGCCAGAGAAAGCTAA